In the genome of Mucilaginibacter sp. 14171R-50, the window GCAGTCGGTATCAATAAGGAATTAACCTTTCATATCGCCCGGCACACTTTCGCTACAGTTGTCACCCTGTCAAACGGCGTATCTATAGAAAGTGTTTCTAAAATGCTTGGTCACCGGAACATCCGCACTACGCAGCATTACGCAAAAATTTTAGATGCTAAGGTAAGCGAGGATATGGCTGTTTTAAAAGAGAAACTGAGAGTCACTGAAAGTAAATTGTCAAAAATCGAAAACGGTTATCACATTTCGTGATAACCTTAACTGCACATCATGCAAAAAGAAGGAATCATTACAGACGAAATCATTTCAAGTAAGATCTATATCGTTAGAGGTCAGAAAGTGATGTTAGATTATGATCTCGCAGAACTGTACCAAGTAGAGACCAAGCACCTTAAGCGCCAGGTAAGAAGGAATATTGAGCGGTTCCCAGGCGAGGATTTTATGTTCGAACTGTCCCCTGAAGAATATCAGATTTCAAGGAGCCAAATTGGCACCTTGAAACAAGGACAAAATTTCAAGTATGCTCCTATGGCTTTTACTGAACTGGGCATCAGTATGCTTTCAAGTGTGCTAAATAGCCCTGCGGCAATACAGGTAAACATACGTATCATGCGAATTTTTGTGCAGGTCAGACAGATTTTGACTGATACGACTGAGATACGATTGGAGCTCGAAAAAATCAGAAATGAACTTTTTAATCATGGCAAAAACATGGAAATCGTCTTTGCTTACCTTGACGAGTTATCCAATAAAATAGAAGTTCAACAAACCGTTGTCAATGATAGAAAAAGAATTGGGTATAAACCTGATGAATAAATAGCATAAAGAAACGGTCCTTAAATTTCCATGAAACTATGGCTTAAATGTGATAAGAAATAGTCAATCTTTTCGATATCATAACGTCCACCAAGGGGAAGCATAATTGATCAAGCTTCCATTTTGCTGGTGCTGATCTCCACTACATCAGTAGAGATTGGAATGCCTTGTTGCCGCGGCCTAGTAAGCTGGTCAAGCAATAACCCGGTAACATCTGCTTCATGATGATCGATGTCCTTTTCCTCCCATTCTGTATAATCCATCATAAGGAACTGCTTCATGCTATCAATGGCGCTTTTTATGTAATGGCTTTTCTTCGCGTCGGGCATATAATTGCTGAGTCGAGAATTTTTTTCATGGCTTATTAGGCAAAGGTTGCCGAAAGCATGGAGATAGTGATCATTCAGTTTAGGTATCTGTGGGTTAATAGGATGCTGAGGATAGAAATGTTCGACCGAACTACGGAACGTGAACGCGAACTTACTCACCCGCTCATCCTTTCGGTGCGTTTTTTCCCTCATCCAGATTAAATAGTCAAGGTAATTGAAGATTAAGTTATTTTGGAGGTTCGTATACCTCAGTTTGGATAGGTTCAATCCACTCTCATCCCTTTCAGCCGCAAGCATTACGCCTGGCTTAAGCAGTTCGTGATATTCCTTTGGCTTTTCTGCCAAAAAGCGATCAAATACAAACGCCTCTGCTACACGCTCCATGTAATAGATGTAAGGCTTACTTTCAATTTCGGTGGTATAGAAGAGGTAATCCAAAACAGCGTTAAACCAATACTTATAGACCATTGACGGCACGGACACATGAAACATTGACAAAAGCATGATAACCCGCTGGTTAACGGATTCAAAACCTGCGTCATCTTCTTCGCCGAAAGTATTAATGTACTTTACGCCGTTTCTGTTCGCTTTTGTCTCATAACGTTTAAGCGTTTTAAGACTCCATCTATCCGTTCCGCCGGTAAACTCCCTTTTGATTACATACCGGTCAAAGAGGAGTTTGCACTTTAGTAGGTTGAAAGCAAATTCTTTGACGAAAGAGAGGGCTTGATCCGGCTCTTTACTCAGTACTTCATCAAACATGTCGATTAACTGTTTATCATCCAGGCTCACTGATGTACTTCGCATCTGAACACGGAGCACATGGAGTAAAAAATTCTGGAAATTGATCACAGTATTGAAGCGTTCAGGAGCTTCTTCATCCTGTTTCTTCTTTTCAACTAACAATGGCGCCCTCAGGATATCATCGATTGACATTTCCTCGTCACGCTCCGCATCTCTTTCCTTGTGAACGAGTGATGAAACGAGATCATCGAAATTTCTAATGCGAAGATCCATCCAATTAGCCTCGTCGAATATAGCGCTGCGTTCATCGGTGCTAAAGCCATAATGGACATACCTTTCCATATTCTCGCAACTTTCCCATACTTTATGAAAAGCGTATTGGTACCGTCTGCATTGCTTCGGTTCGAGAGAAACGAAATACTTCATGAGCCGTGCTTTCAATATCTCCTGCTTTTCCAGTTGCTCGCCGCGGCTGTTCATGATCTCGAAATAATGATTCAAATCGATTCCCTGCGGTAAAGGGACCCGTAACAGTTGAACGCGGTCGAACAGACAGCTTGTGAAACTCTCTATCGAAATATTCTTCTCGCTGAGTTTTTTACGAATCTCTTCCCTGCAGATATAATAAGCAGCTTTGATTTGATCATCCTGTTCCTCGCTAGGAAAATGACCGTTAAAGGCATCCAAAAGGCTGGTCTTCGCACTTATCCTGCTAGCATAGGTTATATTAACCGCGGTCAACCAGTTCTTTTCTATTTCCTTCCAACCGTTTCTGATAGAGGCGGCCATTATTGAAAGTGTAGTGAGGCGTTGTTGCCCGTCCACCACCTGAACATGCCCTGGCAAGTTAGGATCGATTGCTACTACCATCGTACCAATAAAATAATTTTCCTGCCCGTGCCCAGTTGCATAGTCGGCAATATCCTGCACCAACTGCTCGATCTCTTTAGCCTCCCAAGCGTATTTGCGCTGGTAGATAGGTATCATATATTGCTCACCGTTGCCGAGTAGTTGCCTGATCGTCAACGCTTCGATCGCTTCAGACGGTTGTTCCATAGTACTTGAATTTGATAAATAATTCTTTGATCTGTCTGGTTTTTGGGGAATCAAATGGTTTGGTGATTAAAGGCAGTTCAATTCCCGTAATCCTGTCTGTATGTACCGCCTGATGAATTCGACGGAAAAGGTTGTTCTCTTGCGTTACGTAGTTATCCACGGAAGCAAGCTGAAGATTCTGGTAAGTTAATCTAGGTGTATACGCCCAAATGAATATTTTGAGGATCGCGCGTTCGATATCCTTTTTCCCGAACTTATCCAGGTAGAACAATAGTGCACAATTAAACATCATTCGTATATAGCGGTCTCCTGTGCGGTCTTTGCCGTCGTACGTGCGTAAGGTTTCCAGGATCAGGTTGCTTGCATCGTCCAGTGGCTCCAGCAAACTTACGCCTTGCGAAAAAAAGGTTTCATAATGATTGACCATCTCGAAAAAATAGTTCCCGTTGATTACGACCTGATCAAGCTGGAAGGGATAACCCACCCCTCTGTCGGTATTTTTTTGGAAATGATCGGCGATGATCCTAAAAGCCTTCAGGTAGGGATAATCATATTCGTCATTTAAATTTACACCTTTGAACAAATAAGCTTTCTCCTTAGTGAAATACCTCGCAGACCGCCCACTCGACCATTCTCTTACCCGGTACAGGAAGTCAGTAAAGAGGTTAGTAAGCTGCCAGGTTTTCATTTCCTCCCAGCGGTCGACCAATTTAGTTACCTCCTCTTCTTTAGCCGAGTGTTCTTTCTTCTGGAGTTCTCTTAAGTGGTAAGCTTTAAGCAGATCATGAGGTTCAAGATCTTTACCCCGAGAGTTCTGCGAATCAAAAAATTGAAATGCTTCCGATATATTGTCTATAACAAAATAAGTAACCTGGCACTGGGTGAGAAAAAAACGGATGAAGCCTTCGTTCATATCTACTACTCTTCGCTCAATTTCGCGGTAGTTAGTCTGGAGATTTTGCTTGGAAACATCGCTTACGAACTTTGGCCGAAACTGGCTACGGGAGAGCGTTTCCAGCATCTCTTTAAGATCTGCTGCTTCGATCTCCCCGTAACAATGATCTTGAATTGCCCGGAGGATAAGTAAAAAAGTCACAGTCCGTTGTTGTCCGTCCACGATTTCCCAGGACTCGTTTTGCTTGCAAACCACAATAGTGCCAATACGATAAGGTTTGCCTTTGAAGCGGCTGATATCTTCAATCAATTGAAGTGCATTTTTGCTCCCCCACTTGTAAGGGCGCTGGTAGGGAGGAATGCTGAGTTTGGAGTTGAGCAGGTATTGCCCTACTGAAAGGACTTTTTTCTCTAATATTGCCATATAAAAGCTAAGGTTCTTAAAAGTGCCATTTACTCTGCCATCTTTTCAAGATGAAATCAGGGAGACTGGGTATCCTTTGATCCGGATGATCTTTATTGTAAGCTGCCTGCTGGTAGAAAGCATAGCGGGAAGGTGTAAGTAAGGTTCGCGCACGTTTATTCTGTAATTCCGCTGACTCTAGAACAGGCTTCCAGCAGTTTTGCCAAAATTTATGATCTGTTTCCTTGGCACCTCTTGTCAGGTAAATATATTTAATACTAGGACGACTAGCCAGAATCACCTTTAAGTTCACCTTTACATGCTTCTCGAAACGCGTAGCAATAGCATGATCACTGTAAGTTTTTAACCATCTTTTATGCGTACTGTCATCTGGGTTCGCATCTTTGATGCAATAGATCAGGTCGGATATAGCAATACCATGCGTTCTGCAGAATAGCTTCCACTGCTCTGGTGACTCGTCGATCAGGCTCTGCTGGCCATATAGCCGGGGCAGTACTTCCCAAAAATTGTTGCTCTGTTTACCTTTGCTATTGCGCGTTCGGCCATAAAACCACTTAGCGGAATTTTCTTCTGGCCAGGCTGGATTGAACGTGCCAAGTATAAGGGTTTCCGGATCGTAATCTAGGTGTTCCAGGTACAGCTCTGTATTAAATTTGTGAAGGCAAGGCATTTGCTAAAGGTATTTAGCTGAAAGGAATTCCGCAACAAGAATTTTGATTGGTTAATAGAAGTGAGGACTTTTTTAATTCCAACCGTTTACATTACCTTTATTTTTTAATTTAAGCATACAGAACTGGGTTTATGTTCTATTATAAGAAAGACTAAGCCTAAACTTGAGAACAATTCATGACCGAAACTTTTGACAAATTAGATATGGCCTCATCAAATTTGGTGAGCAAGAATATAGATCAAATTGCCGCTTTGTTTCCAAATTGTGTTACAGAAACAGCCGAGGGCAAAGCCATTGACTTTGATCTTTTAAGGCAAGAACTCAGTGCCGAAATTGTTGAGGGTAATAAAGAACGCTATCGCCTGGAATGGCCTGGAAAGAAGGAAGCGATTGTTACAGCTAATCTACCTACCACAAAAACCCTTCGTCCTATCCGCGAAGACTCTGTAGATTTTGACAATACTGAAAATCTGTATATCGAAGGCGATAATCTTGAAGTTTTGAAACTATTGCAGGAAAGTTATTTGGGTAAGGTGAAAATGATTTATATCGATCCGCCTTATAATACAGGAAATGATTTTATATATAAAGATATTTTCACTATAGCAGCTGATGAATTTAAAGAAGATTCTGGCCAAATAGATGAATTGAGCCAACGTCTTGTGCCTAACCCAGACAGTTCAGGTCGATATCATTCGGACTG includes:
- a CDS encoding ORF6N domain-containing protein — translated: MQKEGIITDEIISSKIYIVRGQKVMLDYDLAELYQVETKHLKRQVRRNIERFPGEDFMFELSPEEYQISRSQIGTLKQGQNFKYAPMAFTELGISMLSSVLNSPAAIQVNIRIMRIFVQVRQILTDTTEIRLELEKIRNELFNHGKNMEIVFAYLDELSNKIEVQQTVVNDRKRIGYKPDE
- a CDS encoding DUF262 domain-containing protein, which translates into the protein MEQPSEAIEALTIRQLLGNGEQYMIPIYQRKYAWEAKEIEQLVQDIADYATGHGQENYFIGTMVVAIDPNLPGHVQVVDGQQRLTTLSIMAASIRNGWKEIEKNWLTAVNITYASRISAKTSLLDAFNGHFPSEEQDDQIKAAYYICREEIRKKLSEKNISIESFTSCLFDRVQLLRVPLPQGIDLNHYFEIMNSRGEQLEKQEILKARLMKYFVSLEPKQCRRYQYAFHKVWESCENMERYVHYGFSTDERSAIFDEANWMDLRIRNFDDLVSSLVHKERDAERDEEMSIDDILRAPLLVEKKKQDEEAPERFNTVINFQNFLLHVLRVQMRSTSVSLDDKQLIDMFDEVLSKEPDQALSFVKEFAFNLLKCKLLFDRYVIKREFTGGTDRWSLKTLKRYETKANRNGVKYINTFGEEDDAGFESVNQRVIMLLSMFHVSVPSMVYKYWFNAVLDYLFYTTEIESKPYIYYMERVAEAFVFDRFLAEKPKEYHELLKPGVMLAAERDESGLNLSKLRYTNLQNNLIFNYLDYLIWMREKTHRKDERVSKFAFTFRSSVEHFYPQHPINPQIPKLNDHYLHAFGNLCLISHEKNSRLSNYMPDAKKSHYIKSAIDSMKQFLMMDYTEWEEKDIDHHEADVTGLLLDQLTRPRQQGIPISTDVVEISTSKMEA
- a CDS encoding DUF262 domain-containing protein, whose protein sequence is MAILEKKVLSVGQYLLNSKLSIPPYQRPYKWGSKNALQLIEDISRFKGKPYRIGTIVVCKQNESWEIVDGQQRTVTFLLILRAIQDHCYGEIEAADLKEMLETLSRSQFRPKFVSDVSKQNLQTNYREIERRVVDMNEGFIRFFLTQCQVTYFVIDNISEAFQFFDSQNSRGKDLEPHDLLKAYHLRELQKKEHSAKEEEVTKLVDRWEEMKTWQLTNLFTDFLYRVREWSSGRSARYFTKEKAYLFKGVNLNDEYDYPYLKAFRIIADHFQKNTDRGVGYPFQLDQVVINGNYFFEMVNHYETFFSQGVSLLEPLDDASNLILETLRTYDGKDRTGDRYIRMMFNCALLFYLDKFGKKDIERAILKIFIWAYTPRLTYQNLQLASVDNYVTQENNLFRRIHQAVHTDRITGIELPLITKPFDSPKTRQIKELFIKFKYYGTTV